A region of the Pseudonocardia cypriaca genome:
GCCGGGCGCGGGAGCAGCTCGCGCAGGCCGCCGTGGACCCCGCGGAGCCGGCTCCGGACGACAGCGTTCAGCAGCGGCTGCTGGACGAGTACGCGGCGGCGTTCGAGACGGGCGATCTCGGCACGCTGGTGAACCTGCTGACCGATGACGCGGCGTGCACGCTGCCCGGGACGGGCAGCGCCGTCACGGGGAAGGACGCGATCCTGCAGCTGTTCCGAGCCTGCCCCGCCCTCGGCGAGGCCCGGATGGTGGCGGTCACGGTGTCCGGCCGCCCGGGCTTCGGCATCTACCGCCGCGACGCCGACGGGCGCTACCGCGCGCACGGCATCGACGTGCTGGCCACGTCGCGCTCGGGTCTCACCCGCATCGACGTGATCGAGGACCGGAGCCTGTTCAGCGCCTTCGGCCTGCCGAAGGTGCACCCGGGCGGCCCGGGCACGGCGCCGGCATGACGGGGGACACGTCCACCGTCCTCACGCGGCGCCGCGGCCTGCTCGAGCGGGCCATCCGGTACGCGCGCACCGTGGTCGTCCAGGTGCGACCCGCGGACCTGGCGCGACCCACGCCCTGCGCCGGGTGGGACCTGCTGGACCTGATGCGGCACCTCAACGAGTCGGTGGCCGCGCTGCGCGAAGCGGTCGAGCACGCGTGCGTGTTCCCGGGACCGGCGCCGAGCGGGGTGGGCACGGACGTGCTCGAGACGTTCGCCGTGCAGTCCGGCCTGCTCCTGTCGGGATGGGACGAGCAGCGTGCGGAGGGCTCCGTGACGGTCGGCCGCGCGCCCGTGCCCGGTCTCGTGGTGGCCAACGCGGGAGCGGTGGAGCTGGCGGTGCACGGCTGGGACGTGGCTCAGGCGTGCGGGCTGCCTGACGTTATCCCGCTGGATCTGGCGGCTCACCTGCTCGCGGTGGCGAGGTGGGTGGTGCCGTGGCCGCGGTTCCCGCAGTTCGGGCCGGAGGTGCCGGCCCGCGGTGCGAGGGCCGCTGACGAGAGGCTGCTGGCGTTCCTCGGCAGGCGGCCGCTGCTCGAAAGGGCCCCGAACGCCCGTGGGGGCCCCGGCCGGCTGGCCGGGGCCCCCACGGGTTTCCCGAACTGACGCGCCGCTCCCACCACGAAGCGACGAGCTGAGGTTAGCCTAGCCTCTCCTAAAAGCGCAACCCCGCCGTCAGGCGAAGATCCCCTCAAGCGGACCGACCGCGAAGTACCCGACGAACGCCGCCGCCACCACCCACATCAGCCAGTGCACGTCCCGCGCGCGCCCCGTGGCCGCGGTCAGCACGACGTAGGAGATGAACCCCGCACCGATGCCGTTGGCGATCGAGTACGTGAACGGCATCACCGCGATCGTCAGGAACGCCGGGAGGGCCACGCGGAAGTCGCTGAGATCGATCTCGGTGATCTGCCGGACGAGCAGCGCCCCGACGACCACCAGCGCGGGCGCGGCGGCCTCGATCGGCACCACCTCGTAGAGCGGGGTGAAGAACATCGCCAGCAGGAACAGCACGCCGGTGAGCACGCTGGCGAGTCCGGTGCGCGCCCCCTCGGCGATGCCGGCCGCCGACTCGACGAACACGGTGTTGGAGGAGGACGACGCGGCGCCGCCCGCCACCGCACCGGCGGCGTCGACGACCAGCGCGCGCCCGACCCTCGGCAGCTGACCGTCCTCGGTGATGAACCCGGCCTGGCGGCCGAGGCCGGTGATCGTGCCCATCGTGTCGAAGAAGTCGGCGAGCACGAGCGTGAAGATCAGGAGGACCACGGTGAGCAGGTCGACGTGGCTGAACGCGCCGAACGAGAACGCACCGACGAGCGAGAGGTCCGGGACCCCGACGATGCTGCCGGGCACCCCGGGCACCGACAGGTTCCAGCCGTACGGGTTCGTCCCGGCGGACGGGCCGACCTGCGCGATCGCCTCCACGATGATCGCGACGACCGTGGTGACGGCCACCCCGATCAGGATCCCGCCGCGCACGCCGCGCGCCACGAGCGTCCCGGTCACGAGCAGCCCCACCACGAACACGAAGGTCGGCCACGACGCGATCGAGTTGTCGATGCCCAGCCCGACCGGCACCGTGGTGCCGGCCGCGTCGGGGACCCGCCGGACGAACCCGGCGTCCACCAGCCCGATGAACGCGATGAACAGGCCGATCCCCACCGCGATCGCCGCCTTGAGCGAGGGCGGCACGATGTTGAACACCGCCGTGCGGAAGCCCGTGGCCGCGAGCACCAGCACTACGAGGCCCTCGACGACGACCAGGCCCATGGCCTCCGGCCAGCTCATCTGCGGCGCCAGGGTGAACGCGACGAACGCGTTGAGCCCGAGGCCGGTGGCTATCGCGAACGGGTAGTTCACGATCAACCCGAAGAGCAGCGTCATCACCCCGGCCACGAGCGCGGTGACGGCCGCGACCTGCGGCACCTGCAGCACGTTGCCCAGCGCGTCCGGTTTGGCGCCCGGCCCGGTCGGCGCGAAGCTGCCGATGATCAGCGGGTTCAGCACGACGATGTAGGCCATCGTCACGAACGTCACGAGCCCGCCGCGCAGCTCGCGGCCGACCGTGGAGCCGCGCTCTTGGACGCGGAAGAGGCGTTCGATCACGCGCGCAGGGTAAGCGCCGCGGATTACGGACGCACTCCCCGTACGCTGATCGGCGTGATATCGCCCCCACCGCTGCCGCCCCGGCTCTCCCGGCCGGCGCTCGTCGCGGTCGTGGGCAGCGCGCTGTGGCTGGTGGCTGCCGCCCTGCTACTCCTCGCGGCGCTCGCGGGGCTGCGCCCGCTGGACATCTGGTTCACCGCCTGCCTCGCAGGCGCGTTCCTCG
Encoded here:
- a CDS encoding TIGR03086 family metal-binding protein; translated protein: MTGDTSTVLTRRRGLLERAIRYARTVVVQVRPADLARPTPCAGWDLLDLMRHLNESVAALREAVEHACVFPGPAPSGVGTDVLETFAVQSGLLLSGWDEQRAEGSVTVGRAPVPGLVVANAGAVELAVHGWDVAQACGLPDVIPLDLAAHLLAVARWVVPWPRFPQFGPEVPARGARAADERLLAFLGRRPLLERAPNARGGPGRLAGAPTGFPN
- a CDS encoding DUF2530 domain-containing protein; the protein is MISPPPLPPRLSRPALVAVVGSALWLVAAALLLLAALAGLRPLDIWFTACLAGAFLGALGYGIFAWQRAAARRGSRTAQQGLE
- a CDS encoding NCS2 family permease — protein: MIERLFRVQERGSTVGRELRGGLVTFVTMAYIVVLNPLIIGSFAPTGPGAKPDALGNVLQVPQVAAVTALVAGVMTLLFGLIVNYPFAIATGLGLNAFVAFTLAPQMSWPEAMGLVVVEGLVVLVLAATGFRTAVFNIVPPSLKAAIAVGIGLFIAFIGLVDAGFVRRVPDAAGTTVPVGLGIDNSIASWPTFVFVVGLLVTGTLVARGVRGGILIGVAVTTVVAIIVEAIAQVGPSAGTNPYGWNLSVPGVPGSIVGVPDLSLVGAFSFGAFSHVDLLTVVLLIFTLVLADFFDTMGTITGLGRQAGFITEDGQLPRVGRALVVDAAGAVAGGAASSSSNTVFVESAAGIAEGARTGLASVLTGVLFLLAMFFTPLYEVVPIEAAAPALVVVGALLVRQITEIDLSDFRVALPAFLTIAVMPFTYSIANGIGAGFISYVVLTAATGRARDVHWLMWVVAAAFVGYFAVGPLEGIFA